ACCCTTTGAATCGGTCGATGTGCTAGAAGATCCAGAAATTCGCCAGGGGATCAAAGAATACTCCAATTGGCCTACTATTCCCCAAATCTATGTGGATGGCGAGTTTATTGGTGGTTGCGACATTATGCTGGAAATGCACCAGCGGGGCGAATTGGCTCCCTTGATTAATGAAGCCACCGGTAGCCCTGAACCTGCCTGAGTTTTGTTGAGTTGCGATGGCGATCGATTAGGTTAACTATTTGGTTAGCTTTGGCTTCGGATCGCAATATTTTTTGAGCAATCGAGAGGTATTAATTAAGCAAAGGCAAACCCACTCCTGGTTTTGGGGTGGGCTTGTTTTTTATTTCTATGGTGTGGTGTTCTATGGGAAGCCGCTTTAGCTTAAGGTATCGCTACGACAAGCTTGAGATGGTTCCTGAAATCACTTGAATCAGATCAAATAAATCCAATGAATTGCAAACCAGAAATTGTTTGTCTTAATCGATATATTAATATCACCAGCTAATGTCTAGAAATCATCCCGTTGACTAAAATTGATATCTCGATCGGTGGTAATCACAATTGGATCATCGGCTTCGATCACCGTAACTCTGGGCGCAGTTACATTACCCACAATCACGCCAGCGGCAGCACCGGCCAGAACTTCTTCGGTGGCAATCGCCCGATCGCCTAGCACTCCAGACAGTACCGCTGCACCAGCCGCACCGATCGCTGCATCAGTTGCAATTGAACCAGTATTAACCTGGCGTGGATCTTTAACATCAGTAATCAACTCTGATTCACCACTGAGCGAAACACTAGCACCGCGACTAGACAAAGTGCTGGCCACAAACCGCGAGCCACCATCAACGGGTACAAATTGCCCTTCAACAAATGCACCAGCGGGAATTAGCACTACGCCACTATTGGTAGCTCGCACGTCTCGATCGATCCGCAGGCGCACCGAGATAGTCTCGCCATTGTTGATGTACAGGGTTTGATCATCGACCAGCTTGGCGACCAGGGGCTGCCCCGCCGGAACAGTGTAATCAGTCCTAAACACCTGAGCATAGCGATCTTGGCCATAGCGATCGGTGGCATTGGGCGGATTAGAGCGATTCCTTACCGCCGTATTTCTGGTGGTAGCCTGACTAATCTGATTAAACTGATTAAATTGACTAGTACGATAGCGGCGAGGGGCGGCATTAGCAGCACTGAGGCCGAATGCTAGCCAGGGAGCGGCGATCAACGCCAATAAAGGTGTAAATTTAGCTTTCATAGGATTCAG
The sequence above is a segment of the Pseudanabaena sp. PCC 7367 genome. Coding sequences within it:
- the grxD gene encoding Grx4 family monothiol glutaredoxin — protein: MNPILKTKIEGQIKNNKIMIYMKGNPQMPQCGFSAAAVDVLKSIGQPFESVDVLEDPEIRQGIKEYSNWPTIPQIYVDGEFIGGCDIMLEMHQRGELAPLINEATGSPEPA